GCGAGGAGCTGATGAAGGTGCACCGCAGCTATCTGCGGCCTCTGCAGCGCCTGCAGAAGCACGGGCTCGTGCTCGGCGCGGCGCACATCACGGGCGGCGGCATCACCGACAACACGCCGCGCATGCTCCCCAAGGGGCTGGCGGCGCGCATCGACTGGGGCGCCTGGCCCGTCCCGCCGGTGTTCGAGTTCCTCAAGCGCATCGGCGCCATCCCCGACGACGACTACCGGCGCACCTTCAACCTCGGCATTGGCATGATCCTCGCCGTCCCGCAGAAGAAGATCGCGCGGGCGGCCCGGCTGCTGGAGAGGATGAAAGAGCCGTATTATCTGATTGGCGAAGTGATCCGGCAGCCGCGGGGCAAGGGGCGCGTGATCTACGCCTAGAGCCCCGGACGCCGGAGGGAGGTGCTGTCCATGAAGCGCATCGCCGTGCTGGCCTCGGGCCGCGGCTCGAATTTTGAAGCGATCGCCCGCAATGTGAAGGAAGGACGGCTCGCTGCGGAGATCGCCGCGCTGGTGGCGAACAATCCTGAAGCGCGGGCGCTGGACATCGCGCGGGAACATGGCATTCACGCCATTTCCCTCCCGTCGAAGGGCATCGACTCCGACACCTACGCCGCCATGGTGCGCGATGCGCTTCAGCCCCTGAACGTCGATCTGATCTGCCTCGCCGGCTTCATGCGCCGTGTGGGCGCTCCGCTCCTGGAGGCCTACCCAATGCGCATCCTGAACATCCACCCGTCGCTGCTGCCCGCGTTTCCCGGACTGAACGTGCAGCAGCAGGCGATCGACTACGGGGTCAAGTACTCGGGCTGCACGGTGCACTTCGTCGACGCAGGGCTCGACACCGGGCCGATCATCGCGCAGGCTGCCGTGCCGGTGCTGGACGATGACACGGCCGAAACGCTGGCAGCCCGCATTCTGGTGGAAGAGCACCGGATTTACAGCGAAGCGATCGCCCTGGTGCTGAGCGGCGCCTACCGCATTGAAGGACGGCGCGTGATCCGCACGGCGGGCTGAGACCGCAGGGCTGCGGCCGCATGACATCATAAAAGCCATGAGCCGGATCCTGATGGTCGCCTCCGAGGCGGTGCCGTTCGCCAAGTCTGGCGGCCTGGCCGACGTTGTCGGCGCGCTGCCGGCGGCGCTGCAGCGGCAGGGCGAAGAAGTCGCCGTCATCATGCCGCGCTACCGCTCGATTCCGTGGCATGAGACCGAGAGCGCCTTCGACAACATGGTGGTCTACGCGGGGGCGACGCCCTACCGTGTGGACCTGCGGACGAAGGTGCACCGCGGCGTGCGGTTCTTTTTTGTCGAGGCGCCGTACTTCTTCGACCGGGAAGGGCTGTACAACCACCACGGCGCGGATTTCGGCGACAACCACCGGCGTTTCGCCGTGCTGGCGCTCGCCGCTCTGGGAGCGGCGCAGACCGTGTTTCCCTGCGACATCCTGCACTGCCACGACTGGCAGGCGGCGCTCGTGCCCGTCTACAAGATGGATCAGCAGCACTCCAACCCGCTGTTGGCAGGCACGAAGACGGTCCTCACGATCCACAACCTCGGCTATCAGGGGCGGTTCCACCGCACGCAGTTTCCCGATCTGGGGCTCAACTGGGGCTGGTTCACGCCGGACAAGCTTGAGTACTACGGCGACGTGAACTTCCTGAAGGGCGGCATCGCCACCGCGGACTGGCTGACGACGGT
This DNA window, taken from Bryobacteraceae bacterium, encodes the following:
- the purN gene encoding phosphoribosylglycinamide formyltransferase — translated: MKRIAVLASGRGSNFEAIARNVKEGRLAAEIAALVANNPEARALDIAREHGIHAISLPSKGIDSDTYAAMVRDALQPLNVDLICLAGFMRRVGAPLLEAYPMRILNIHPSLLPAFPGLNVQQQAIDYGVKYSGCTVHFVDAGLDTGPIIAQAAVPVLDDDTAETLAARILVEEHRIYSEAIALVLSGAYRIEGRRVIRTAG